AGTCTTTTGCAAATTTTTCTGCACCAATACCAGAAAGAACATTTGCTTTTGACTTTTCCAAAACGGCCCTTGCAAGTTCAATCGGATTTTTTATGTTTCGGATAGAACACACGGCACCAATGGAAAGATTCGATCCATTCATAATACCTGCATCCATCTCAACAAAACCTTCTTCATTTAAGTATGAGCCAACACCGGCATCAAACAGAGGATGGTCTTCAAGCATCTTCACAACAGAAACAGC
Above is a window of Caldisericaceae bacterium DNA encoding:
- a CDS encoding isoaspartyl peptidase/L-asparaginase encodes the protein MKAIIVHGGAGDAKKESEIQERVNFMENVASFGYSLLKDGKDAIGVAVSVVKMLEDHPLFDAGVGSYLNEEGFVEMDAGIMNGSNLSIGAVCSIRNIKNPIELARAVLEKSKANVLSGIGAEKFAKDCGIEFVPNY